CGCACCTTGAGCGAGCCGAGCCGACCGGCGATCTGCTTGGCGTCGTCCAGGCTGCGGATGTCGCGCGCGGCGCGGGCGCGGCGGATCGAATCGATCTGCTTCTGCCCACCGCGCGTCCACCGGATGGCGAACCCGCGCGGCAGCAGGTAGTTGCGGCCGTAGCCGTCCTTCACCTCGACGACGTCACCCGGGGCGCCGAGACCATTGACCTCGTGGGTCAAAATCAGCTTCACGACTTAAACCTCCCTCGGATCCCCGTTAGCGAGCGGTGCTGGTGTAGGGCAGC
This sequence is a window from Spinactinospora alkalitolerans. Protein-coding genes within it:
- the rplI gene encoding 50S ribosomal protein L9, yielding MKLILTHEVNGLGAPGDVVEVKDGYGRNYLLPRGFAIRWTRGGQKQIDSIRRARAARDIRSLDDAKQIAGRLGSLKVRLTQRAGDTGRLFGSVTAADVAEAVKNSGGPEVDKRRIEIRNPIKSVGDHKVEVRLHPEVSATVALEVVGA